One window of Nocardioides dongkuii genomic DNA carries:
- a CDS encoding MaoC/PaaZ C-terminal domain-containing protein codes for MTLETQTYTVTRADLVRYAAASGDHNPIHQDDDVARSVGLPGVIAHGMYTMALAARAVGTWFPGSEVVSLGCKFTQPVAVPAEGGVELEVAGEEKPGDDGLTTVALTVTSGGRKVLGMPRAVVRVHG; via the coding sequence ATGACGCTGGAGACCCAGACCTACACCGTCACCCGCGCCGACCTGGTGCGGTACGCCGCGGCGAGCGGCGACCACAACCCGATCCACCAGGACGACGACGTCGCCCGCAGCGTCGGGCTGCCCGGGGTGATCGCGCACGGGATGTACACGATGGCGCTCGCCGCGCGCGCCGTCGGGACCTGGTTCCCGGGCTCGGAGGTCGTCAGCCTGGGCTGCAAGTTCACCCAGCCGGTCGCCGTGCCCGCCGAGGGCGGGGTCGAGCTCGAGGTCGCCGGCGAGGAGAAGCCCGGCGACGACGGGCTGACCACGGTCGCGCTCACGGTCACCTCGGGTGGCCGGAAGGTGCTGGGGATGCCCCGCGCCGTCGTCCGGGTCCATGGCTGA
- a CDS encoding UDP-N-acetylmuramate dehydrogenase, which produces MAERLADHTTLRLGGPAGRWVRATTEADLVEAVAAADAAGEDVLVLGGGSNLVVADAGFPGTVVEVATRGVTTDLDGDDDPTCGGVLVTVAAGEGWDDLVALAVRRGWVGVEALSGIPGSVGATPIQNVGAYGQEVSQTIASVRVWDRRLRGVRTFAAADCGFGYRHSRFKADPGRHVVLAVTFQLRQGTLGEPVRYAELARTLGVETGARAPLADVRAAVLGLRRGKGMVLDADDPDTWSAGSFFTNPVVDPDVVPEGAPAWPQPDGRVKTSAAWLIEHAGFHRGHGAGPATLSTKHTLALTNRGAARTEDLLALAREVRDGVEGRFGIRLVNEPVLVGCAL; this is translated from the coding sequence ATGGCTGAGCGGCTCGCCGACCACACCACCCTGCGCCTCGGCGGCCCCGCCGGCCGCTGGGTGCGGGCGACGACGGAGGCCGACCTGGTCGAGGCGGTCGCGGCGGCCGACGCCGCCGGCGAGGACGTCCTGGTCCTGGGCGGCGGCAGCAACCTGGTGGTCGCCGACGCCGGCTTCCCCGGCACCGTCGTCGAGGTCGCCACCCGCGGCGTGACGACCGACCTCGACGGGGACGACGACCCCACCTGCGGCGGGGTGCTGGTGACCGTCGCGGCGGGGGAGGGCTGGGACGACCTCGTCGCCCTCGCGGTCCGGCGCGGCTGGGTCGGCGTCGAGGCGCTCTCCGGCATCCCCGGCTCCGTCGGCGCGACGCCGATCCAGAACGTCGGCGCCTACGGTCAGGAGGTGTCGCAGACCATCGCGTCGGTGCGGGTCTGGGACCGCCGGCTCCGCGGGGTGCGTACCTTCGCCGCGGCCGACTGCGGGTTCGGCTACCGGCACAGCCGGTTCAAGGCCGACCCCGGCCGGCACGTCGTCCTCGCGGTCACCTTCCAGCTGCGCCAGGGCACCCTCGGCGAGCCGGTGCGGTACGCCGAGCTGGCGCGCACCCTCGGCGTCGAGACCGGCGCCCGGGCCCCGCTGGCCGACGTGCGCGCGGCGGTGCTGGGGCTGCGCCGCGGCAAGGGCATGGTCCTCGACGCCGACGACCCGGACACCTGGAGCGCCGGCTCGTTCTTCACCAACCCCGTCGTCGACCCGGACGTGGTCCCCGAGGGCGCGCCCGCCTGGCCGCAGCCCGACGGCCGGGTCAAGACCAGCGCGGCCTGGCTGATCGAGCACGCGGGGTTCCACCGCGGCCACGGCGCGGGGCCGGCCACGCTGTCGACCAAGCACACCCTGGCGCTGACCAACCGCGGTGCCGCGCGCACCGAGGACCTGCTCGCGCTCGCCCGGGAGGTCCGGGACGGCGTCGAGGGGCGCTTCGGCATCCGGCTCGTCAACGAGCCGGTGCTGGTCGGCTGCGCGCTGTAG
- a CDS encoding DUF4190 domain-containing protein, with amino-acid sequence MTDQPSQPDQPGQQPGQQPGQPAWNQYGQQQYGGPPPYGQPYGQPGYPAYGQVPMHPQATTALVLGIVGLGGTFVCGLPILLGPFAWFVGARAKREIDAEPQRWRGAGEANIGMVLGIVSTVLLLLAVLAVVLFIVIAVAAGNETNY; translated from the coding sequence GTGACCGACCAGCCCAGCCAGCCCGACCAGCCCGGCCAGCAGCCCGGCCAGCAGCCCGGCCAGCCTGCCTGGAACCAGTACGGCCAGCAGCAGTACGGCGGCCCGCCGCCGTACGGGCAGCCGTACGGCCAGCCGGGCTACCCGGCGTACGGCCAGGTGCCGATGCACCCGCAGGCCACCACCGCACTGGTCCTGGGGATCGTCGGCCTGGGCGGCACCTTCGTGTGCGGCCTGCCGATCCTGCTCGGCCCGTTCGCGTGGTTCGTGGGTGCGCGGGCGAAGCGCGAGATCGACGCCGAGCCGCAGCGGTGGCGGGGCGCCGGCGAGGCGAACATCGGCATGGTCCTCGGCATCGTCAGCACGGTGCTCCTGCTGCTGGCCGTGCTGGCGGTGGTGCTGTTCATCGTGATCGCGGTCGCCGCGGGCAACGAGACCAACTACTAG
- a CDS encoding adenosine deaminase — translation MRDLHALPKAHLHLHFTGSMRHTTLLELAERDGISLPDQLVEDWPPQLSAADEKGWFRFQRLYDVARSVLRTEDDVRRLVREAAEDDVRDGGRWLEIQVDPSGYGARFGGITAFTDLVLDAVRDASQATGLGMAVVVAANRTRHPLDARTLARLAAQYAGRGVVGFGLSNDERRGTTAEFAPAFAIAERAGLALVPHGGELRGPEHVVACLDALHPDRLGHGVRSAEDPSLLDRIVAAGVALEVCPVSNVALGVYSDLTSVPVPTLLEAGATIALGADDPLLFGSRLAGQYATMRAAHELSDQTLAELARMSVRASRAPEDVRTRVLAEIDRWLATDPTATEAP, via the coding sequence TTGAGAGACCTGCACGCGCTCCCCAAGGCGCACCTCCACCTGCACTTCACGGGGTCGATGCGGCACACCACCCTGCTGGAGCTGGCGGAGCGCGACGGCATCAGCCTGCCCGACCAGCTGGTCGAGGACTGGCCGCCGCAGCTCTCGGCCGCGGACGAGAAGGGCTGGTTCCGCTTCCAGCGGCTCTACGACGTCGCGCGCTCGGTGCTGCGCACCGAGGACGACGTACGCCGGCTGGTCCGGGAGGCCGCCGAGGACGACGTCCGCGACGGCGGCCGGTGGCTGGAGATCCAGGTCGACCCCAGCGGGTACGGCGCCCGGTTCGGCGGCATCACGGCCTTCACCGACCTGGTCCTCGACGCCGTGCGCGACGCCTCGCAGGCCACGGGGCTCGGCATGGCCGTGGTGGTCGCGGCGAACCGCACCCGGCACCCCCTCGACGCCCGCACCCTGGCCCGGCTGGCCGCGCAGTACGCCGGGCGCGGCGTGGTCGGCTTCGGGCTCTCCAACGACGAGCGCCGCGGCACCACCGCCGAGTTCGCGCCGGCGTTCGCGATCGCCGAGCGGGCCGGGCTGGCGCTGGTCCCCCACGGCGGCGAGCTGCGCGGCCCCGAGCACGTCGTGGCCTGCCTCGACGCGCTGCACCCCGACCGGCTCGGCCACGGCGTGCGGTCCGCGGAGGACCCCTCCCTGCTCGACCGGATCGTGGCGGCCGGGGTCGCGCTCGAGGTCTGCCCGGTCTCCAACGTCGCACTGGGGGTCTACTCCGACCTGACCTCGGTCCCGGTGCCGACCCTGCTCGAGGCCGGGGCCACCATCGCGCTCGGCGCCGACGACCCGCTGCTGTTCGGGTCGCGGCTGGCCGGCCAGTACGCCACGATGCGGGCAGCGCACGAGCTGTCCGACCAGACCCTGGCCGAGCTGGCGAGGATGTCCGTCCGGGCGTCGCGGGCGCCCGAGGACGTGCGCACCCGCGTGCTCGCCGAGATCGACCGGTGGCTCGCCACCGACCCCACTGCGACGGAGGCCCCGTGA
- a CDS encoding pyridoxal phosphate-dependent aminotransferase has translation MTSSAPAPDSAVGGPRDRRVSQRIGAIAESATLKVDAKAKALKAEGRPVIGFGAGEPDFPTPDYIVDAAVDACRDPRNHRYTPAGGLPELKAAIVAKTERDSGLVVEPSQVLVTNGGKQAIYEAFAAMIDPGDEVIVPAPYWTTYPEAIALAGGTPVEVLADETQDYKVTVEQLEAARTERTKVLLFVSPSNPTGAVYTADEIRAIGAWVEEHQLWVLTDEIYEHLVYDGVDTGSMPVLCPELQDNCVVVNGVAKTYAMTGWRVGWLIGPKDLVKAATNLQSHATSNVANVSQRAAIAALEGDLTAVEEMKTAFDRRRHTIVRMLQEIDGVVCPMPGGAFYAYPSVKGLLGREHGGRTITTSAELAEYILEEAEVAVVPGEAFGSPGYLRLSYALGDDDLVEGISRLQKLFA, from the coding sequence ATGACCTCGAGCGCCCCCGCACCCGACTCCGCAGTCGGCGGTCCGCGTGACCGCCGCGTCTCGCAGCGCATCGGCGCGATCGCCGAGTCCGCGACGCTGAAGGTGGACGCCAAGGCCAAGGCGCTCAAGGCCGAGGGCCGTCCGGTGATCGGCTTCGGCGCGGGCGAGCCGGACTTCCCCACCCCCGACTACATCGTCGACGCCGCCGTCGACGCGTGCCGCGACCCGCGCAACCACCGCTACACCCCGGCCGGCGGCCTGCCCGAGCTCAAGGCGGCGATCGTCGCCAAGACCGAGCGCGACAGCGGCCTGGTCGTCGAGCCCTCCCAGGTGCTGGTGACCAACGGCGGCAAGCAGGCGATCTACGAGGCGTTCGCCGCGATGATCGACCCGGGCGACGAGGTGATCGTGCCGGCGCCGTACTGGACGACGTACCCCGAGGCGATCGCGCTCGCCGGCGGCACGCCCGTCGAGGTGCTCGCCGACGAGACCCAGGACTACAAGGTCACCGTCGAGCAGCTCGAGGCGGCCCGCACCGAGCGCACCAAGGTGCTGCTGTTCGTCTCCCCCTCGAACCCGACCGGCGCGGTCTACACCGCCGACGAGATCCGGGCGATCGGCGCCTGGGTCGAGGAGCACCAGCTGTGGGTGCTCACCGACGAGATCTACGAGCACCTCGTCTACGACGGCGTCGACACCGGCTCGATGCCGGTGCTGTGCCCCGAGCTCCAGGACAACTGCGTCGTGGTCAACGGCGTCGCCAAGACCTACGCGATGACCGGCTGGCGGGTCGGCTGGCTGATCGGCCCGAAGGACCTGGTCAAGGCCGCGACCAACCTGCAGTCCCACGCCACCTCCAACGTCGCCAACGTCTCCCAGCGAGCCGCGATCGCCGCGCTCGAGGGCGACCTCACCGCCGTCGAGGAGATGAAGACCGCCTTCGACCGCCGCCGCCACACGATCGTCCGGATGCTCCAGGAGATCGACGGCGTCGTGTGCCCGATGCCGGGCGGCGCGTTCTACGCCTACCCCTCGGTCAAGGGCCTGCTCGGCCGGGAGCACGGCGGGCGGACGATCACCACGTCGGCCGAGCTCGCCGAGTACATCCTCGAGGAGGCGGAGGTCGCGGTGGTCCCCGGCGAGGCGTTCGGCTCGCCCGGCTACCTGCGGCTCTCCTACGCCCTCGGCGACGACGACCTCGTGGAGGGGATCTCCCGCCTCCAGAAGCTCTTCGCGTAG
- the secE gene encoding preprotein translocase subunit SecE, with protein MSDTSDSTSGKAARGPRGDDGADKRTSPTTFYRQVVAELRKVVYPTQEQLITYFLVVMVFVVVMMALIATLDLAFGRLAFAVFTGPDQQ; from the coding sequence GTGTCGGACACGTCGGACAGCACGTCGGGCAAGGCGGCCCGCGGTCCCCGCGGCGACGACGGGGCCGACAAGCGCACCAGCCCCACCACGTTCTACCGGCAGGTGGTCGCCGAGCTGCGGAAGGTCGTCTACCCGACGCAGGAGCAGCTGATCACGTACTTCCTCGTGGTCATGGTGTTCGTGGTCGTGATGATGGCGCTGATCGCCACCCTCGACCTGGCCTTCGGCAGGCTGGCGTTCGCCGTCTTCACGGGGCCCGACCAGCAGTGA
- the nusG gene encoding transcription termination/antitermination protein NusG: MEQQVSEQQDPFEVDAKPEGDLEDQYGEPDEGQEVQLDPALDTEVTDEDTDEAMGLDDTDAEGATSRDLSAAEGDEDPVTEVDAEEPEDEDPLEAFRRELWAKPGDWFVVHTYSGMENRVKSNLENRIISLNMEDYIHEIVVPTEEVAEIKNGQRKMVKRTVLPGYVLVRMDLTDESWSAVRHTPSVTGFVGHSHQPVPLSMSEVESMLAPAVVAQAEAEAAAAGTASSTGSATTAKRPVEVADFDVSDSVMVVDGPFATLHATITEINAESQRVKALVEIFGRETPVELSFSQIQRV; this comes from the coding sequence ATGGAGCAGCAGGTGTCGGAGCAGCAGGACCCGTTCGAGGTCGACGCGAAGCCCGAGGGTGACCTCGAGGACCAGTACGGCGAGCCCGACGAGGGCCAGGAGGTCCAGCTGGACCCCGCCCTCGACACCGAGGTCACCGACGAGGACACCGACGAGGCCATGGGTCTCGACGACACGGACGCCGAGGGCGCGACCAGTCGCGACCTCAGCGCCGCGGAGGGTGACGAGGACCCGGTCACCGAGGTCGACGCCGAGGAGCCCGAGGACGAGGACCCGCTCGAGGCGTTCCGCCGCGAGCTGTGGGCCAAGCCGGGCGACTGGTTCGTCGTGCACACCTACTCCGGCATGGAGAACCGGGTGAAGTCGAACCTCGAGAACCGGATCATCTCCTTGAACATGGAGGACTACATCCACGAGATCGTGGTCCCCACCGAGGAGGTCGCCGAGATCAAGAACGGCCAGCGCAAGATGGTCAAGCGCACCGTGCTCCCCGGCTACGTCCTGGTCCGCATGGACCTCACCGACGAGTCCTGGTCGGCCGTGCGGCACACGCCGTCGGTCACCGGCTTCGTCGGCCACAGCCACCAGCCGGTGCCGCTGAGCATGAGCGAGGTCGAGAGCATGCTCGCGCCCGCCGTGGTCGCCCAGGCCGAGGCCGAGGCCGCCGCCGCCGGCACCGCGTCGTCCACCGGCAGCGCCACCACCGCCAAGCGCCCGGTCGAGGTCGCCGACTTCGACGTCTCCGACTCGGTCATGGTGGTCGACGGCCCGTTCGCCACGCTGCACGCCACGATCACCGAGATCAACGCCGAGTCGCAGCGGGTCAAGGCCCTCGTCGAGATCTTCGGCCGCGAGACCCCGGTCGAGCTCTCGTTCAGCCAGATTCAGCGAGTCTGA
- the rplK gene encoding 50S ribosomal protein L11 → MPPKKKIAALVKVQLQAGAATPAPPVGTALGPHGVNIMEFCKAYNAQTEPMRGNVIPVEITIYEDRSFTFITKTPPAAELIKKAAGVQKGSGVPHKEKVAKLTKDQIREIAQTKLPDLNANDIDAAMKIVEGTARSMGVTTD, encoded by the coding sequence ATGCCTCCCAAGAAGAAGATCGCCGCACTGGTCAAGGTGCAGCTGCAGGCCGGCGCCGCGACGCCCGCCCCGCCGGTCGGTACCGCCCTCGGTCCGCACGGCGTGAACATCATGGAGTTCTGCAAGGCGTACAACGCCCAGACCGAGCCCATGCGCGGCAACGTGATCCCCGTCGAGATCACCATCTACGAGGACCGGTCCTTCACCTTCATCACGAAGACCCCGCCGGCCGCGGAGCTGATCAAGAAGGCCGCCGGTGTCCAGAAGGGCTCGGGTGTCCCGCACAAGGAGAAGGTCGCGAAGCTCACCAAGGACCAGATCCGCGAGATCGCGCAGACCAAGCTGCCCGACCTCAACGCCAACGACATCGATGCCGCGATGAAGATCGTCGAGGGCACCGCCCGCTCCATGGGCGTCACCACCGACTGA
- the rplA gene encoding 50S ribosomal protein L1 encodes MQRSKTYRAAADTFDKDELYSPLSAIKIAKTASKKKFDETVDVVMRLGVDPRKADQMVRGTVNLPHGTGKTARVLVFANGDKAEAAREAGADVVGGDELIEKVAGGWLDFDAVVATPDMMGKVGRLGRVLGPRGLMPNPKTGTVTPDVAKAVTEIKGGKIEFRVDRHANLHFIIGKASFAESQLAENYAAALEEVLRLKPASSKGRYLRKVTVSTTMGPGVQVDPNRTKNVASDDEGQA; translated from the coding sequence ATGCAGCGCAGCAAGACCTACCGCGCAGCGGCGGACACGTTCGACAAGGACGAGCTCTACTCGCCGCTCTCCGCGATCAAGATCGCCAAGACCGCCAGCAAGAAGAAGTTTGACGAGACCGTCGACGTCGTGATGCGCCTCGGCGTCGACCCGCGCAAGGCCGACCAGATGGTCCGCGGCACCGTCAACCTCCCGCACGGCACCGGCAAGACCGCTCGCGTCCTCGTGTTCGCGAACGGCGACAAGGCCGAGGCCGCCCGTGAGGCCGGCGCCGACGTCGTCGGTGGCGACGAGCTCATCGAGAAGGTCGCGGGCGGCTGGCTCGACTTCGACGCCGTCGTCGCGACCCCCGACATGATGGGCAAGGTCGGCCGGCTGGGCCGCGTGCTGGGCCCCCGTGGCCTGATGCCGAACCCCAAGACCGGCACCGTCACCCCGGACGTCGCGAAGGCCGTCACGGAGATCAAGGGCGGCAAGATCGAGTTCCGCGTCGACCGGCACGCCAACCTGCACTTCATCATCGGCAAGGCCTCCTTCGCCGAGTCGCAGCTCGCGGAGAACTACGCCGCGGCGCTCGAGGAGGTGCTCCGGCTCAAGCCGGCCAGCTCCAAGGGCCGCTACCTCCGCAAGGTCACCGTCTCCACGACGATGGGCCCGGGCGTCCAGGTGGACCCCAACCGCACCAAGAACGTCGCGAGCGACGACGAGGGCCAGGCCTGA
- a CDS encoding D-2-hydroxyacid dehydrogenase family protein, whose product MVANPRCVILDDYQGVATTYADWSALPVDVEVVREHLDPDATAAALAGAEVAVLMRERTPLGRELLDRLPDLRLVVTTGMRNAAIDLEACRERGIPVCGTESSKSPPAELTWALVLGLLRHVVPESRALAAGVWQTTVGGDLAGRTLALLGLGAIGSRVARVGAAFEMDVVAWSPHLTDARAAEAGVRRVGRDELFARADVLSLHLVLGETTRGIVGERELGLLRPSAYLVNTSRAGLVDSAALLRALDEGRLAGAGLDVFETEPLPPGDPLRDHPRVLATPHLGYVTEANYRRFFTAAVEDVAAWLAGSPVRELR is encoded by the coding sequence ATGGTCGCGAACCCCCGCTGCGTGATCCTCGACGACTACCAGGGCGTCGCGACGACGTACGCCGACTGGTCGGCGCTGCCGGTCGACGTCGAGGTCGTGCGCGAGCACCTCGATCCCGACGCGACCGCGGCGGCGCTGGCGGGCGCCGAGGTCGCGGTGCTGATGCGGGAGCGGACCCCGCTGGGTCGCGAGCTCCTCGACCGGCTGCCCGACCTGCGACTGGTCGTGACCACGGGCATGCGCAACGCTGCGATCGACCTGGAGGCGTGCCGGGAGCGGGGCATCCCGGTCTGCGGCACCGAGTCGTCGAAGTCGCCCCCCGCCGAGCTCACCTGGGCGCTGGTGCTGGGACTGCTGCGCCACGTGGTGCCCGAGTCGCGGGCCCTCGCGGCCGGCGTCTGGCAGACGACCGTCGGTGGCGACCTCGCCGGCCGGACCCTCGCCCTGCTCGGGCTGGGCGCGATCGGGTCCCGGGTCGCCCGGGTCGGCGCCGCCTTCGAGATGGACGTGGTCGCGTGGAGCCCGCACCTGACCGACGCGCGCGCCGCGGAGGCCGGTGTGCGCCGGGTGGGGAGGGACGAGCTGTTCGCGCGCGCCGACGTGCTCTCCCTGCACCTGGTGCTGGGGGAGACGACCCGCGGGATCGTGGGGGAGCGCGAGCTCGGCCTGCTGCGGCCCTCGGCGTACCTGGTGAACACCTCGCGCGCCGGCCTCGTCGACTCCGCCGCGCTGCTCCGCGCCCTCGACGAGGGCCGGCTGGCCGGCGCCGGGCTGGACGTGTTCGAGACCGAGCCGCTGCCGCCGGGCGACCCGCTGCGCGACCATCCGCGGGTGCTGGCCACCCCGCACCTGGGCTACGTGACCGAGGCCAACTACCGCCGCTTCTTCACCGCTGCCGTCGAGGACGTCGCCGCCTGGCTCGCCGGGTCCCCGGTGCGCGAGCTGCGCTGA
- the rplJ gene encoding 50S ribosomal protein L10: MARADRNAAVAEIVESFNDSAGAVLTEYRGLTVKELQNLRRSLGENANYAVVKNTLAKIAANQVGISGFDDLLTGPTAIAFIQGDVVEAAKGLRDFAKANPTLVIKGGVLDGNILDAAEIAKLADLESREVLLGKLAGAMLASLSQAVYLLNAPLAQAARLAGALQAKAEEDPTILAGGAGTPAAAEEAPAPEAAAEETPAEEPSTDAPDAEAPEAAADEAESTDA; encoded by the coding sequence ATGGCGCGGGCAGACAGGAACGCCGCCGTCGCGGAGATCGTTGAGTCCTTCAACGATTCCGCTGGTGCCGTGCTGACCGAGTACCGCGGTCTCACCGTCAAGGAGCTGCAGAACCTTCGCCGCTCCCTGGGTGAGAACGCCAACTACGCCGTGGTCAAGAACACGCTGGCCAAGATCGCCGCCAACCAGGTGGGCATCTCCGGCTTCGACGACCTGCTGACCGGCCCGACCGCGATCGCCTTCATCCAGGGCGACGTCGTCGAGGCGGCCAAGGGTCTGCGTGACTTTGCCAAGGCCAACCCCACCCTGGTCATCAAGGGTGGAGTCCTGGACGGCAACATCCTCGACGCTGCCGAGATCGCCAAGCTGGCCGATCTCGAGTCGCGCGAGGTGCTCCTGGGCAAGCTCGCGGGCGCCATGCTCGCCTCGCTCAGCCAGGCCGTCTACCTCCTCAACGCCCCGCTCGCACAGGCTGCCCGGCTCGCCGGCGCCCTGCAGGCGAAGGCCGAGGAGGACCCCACGATCCTCGCAGGTGGTGCCGGTACGCCGGCCGCCGCCGAGGAGGCCCCGGCCCCCGAGGCCGCTGCCGAGGAGACCCCCGCCGAGGAGCCGTCCACCGACGCTCCCGACGCGGAGGCCCCCGAGGCCGCTGCCGACGAGGCCGAGTCCACCGACGCCTGA
- the rplL gene encoding 50S ribosomal protein L7/L12, producing the protein MAKLSTDELLDAFKEMTLIELSEFVKQFEETFGVTAAAPVAVAAAPAAGGAGGGAEEAAVQDEFDVVLEAAGDKKINVIKEVRALTSLGLKEAKDLVESAPKAILEKVDKATADKAKEQLEGAGASVTLK; encoded by the coding sequence ATGGCGAAGCTCAGCACCGACGAGCTCCTTGACGCCTTCAAGGAGATGACCCTGATCGAGCTCTCCGAGTTCGTGAAGCAGTTCGAGGAGACCTTCGGCGTCACCGCCGCCGCCCCCGTCGCCGTTGCCGCGGCCCCTGCTGCCGGCGGCGCCGGCGGCGGTGCCGAGGAGGCCGCTGTCCAGGACGAGTTCGACGTCGTCCTCGAGGCCGCTGGTGACAAGAAGATCAACGTCATCAAGGAGGTGCGCGCGCTCACGTCCCTCGGCCTCAAGGAGGCCAAGGACCTGGTCGAGTCCGCCCCCAAGGCGATCCTCGAGAAGGTCGACAAGGCCACGGCCGACAAGGCCAAGGAGCAGCTCGAGGGCGCCGGCGCCTCGGTCACCCTCAAGTGA
- a CDS encoding ABC transporter ATP-binding protein, with protein sequence MGVEIKVDDLSKSFGKQLIWGDVTLTVPAGEICVMLGPSGTGKSVFLKTLIGLLKPDKGSIIIEGTDIASCSEKELYEIRKLFGVLFQDGAMFGSMNLYDNVAFPLREHTKKSESEVRDIVMEKMDLVGLIGAEDKLPGEISGGMRKRAGLARALVLDPEIVLFDEPDSGLDPVRTAFLNQLIVDLNAQIDATFLIVTHDINTARTVPDNIGLLYHRHLAMFGPREMLLSSEEPVVRQFLNAQRVGPIGMSEEKDADELAAEEGQELPPLPPIPLQIEPSNGIPRRSQRDPGAWCREHGVTPPPGSFEGDMALTTGS encoded by the coding sequence ATGGGCGTGGAGATCAAGGTCGACGACCTGAGCAAGTCGTTCGGCAAGCAGCTCATCTGGGGCGACGTGACCCTCACCGTGCCCGCGGGCGAGATCTGCGTGATGCTCGGCCCCTCGGGCACGGGCAAGTCGGTGTTCCTCAAGACCCTGATCGGGCTGCTCAAGCCCGACAAGGGCTCGATCATCATCGAGGGCACCGACATCGCGAGCTGCTCGGAGAAGGAGCTCTACGAGATCCGCAAGCTCTTCGGCGTGCTGTTCCAGGACGGCGCGATGTTCGGCTCGATGAACCTCTACGACAACGTCGCGTTCCCGCTGCGCGAGCACACCAAGAAGTCCGAGTCCGAGGTCCGCGACATCGTCATGGAGAAGATGGACCTGGTCGGCCTGATCGGCGCCGAGGACAAGCTTCCCGGCGAGATCTCCGGCGGCATGCGCAAGCGCGCCGGCCTGGCCCGCGCGCTGGTGCTCGACCCCGAGATCGTGCTCTTCGACGAGCCCGACTCCGGCCTGGACCCGGTCCGCACGGCGTTCCTCAACCAGCTCATCGTCGACCTGAACGCCCAGATCGACGCCACGTTCCTCATCGTCACCCACGACATCAACACCGCCCGCACGGTGCCGGACAACATCGGCCTGCTCTACCACCGGCACCTCGCGATGTTCGGCCCCCGCGAGATGCTGCTGTCCTCCGAGGAGCCGGTCGTGCGCCAGTTCCTCAACGCCCAGCGGGTCGGCCCGATCGGCATGTCCGAGGAGAAGGACGCCGACGAGCTCGCCGCCGAGGAGGGCCAGGAGCTGCCCCCGCTGCCGCCGATCCCGCTGCAGATCGAGCCCTCCAACGGCATCCCGCGTCGCTCCCAGCGTGACCCGGGCGCCTGGTGCCGCGAGCACGGCGTGACCCCGCCCCCGGGCTCGTTCGAGGGCGACATGGCCCTGACGACGGGCAGCTGA
- a CDS encoding MlaE family ABC transporter permease produces MASLTSSRVLKPAATAGGLFAFGLDVARALFQRPFQLREFLQQAWFLASVTIIPTALVAIPFGAVIALQVGGLIKQFGAQSFTGSASVLAVVQQAGPIATALLIAGAGGSAIAADLGARKIREELDAMMVLGIDPIQRLVVPRVLACMLVAFFLNGLVTVVGVAGGYVFNVVLQEGTPGAYLASFTALAQLSDLWIGLVKALVFGFIAAIVACYKGMSAGGGPKGVGDAVNESVVITFLLLFVVNFVLSTVYLQIVPPKTG; encoded by the coding sequence TTGGCATCTCTCACCAGCAGCCGGGTGCTGAAGCCCGCCGCGACAGCGGGCGGGCTCTTCGCCTTCGGCCTCGATGTCGCGCGGGCGCTGTTCCAGCGCCCGTTCCAGCTGCGCGAGTTCCTGCAGCAGGCGTGGTTCCTCGCGTCGGTCACGATCATCCCGACCGCGCTGGTCGCCATCCCCTTCGGCGCGGTGATCGCGCTCCAGGTCGGCGGCCTGATCAAGCAGTTCGGCGCGCAGTCCTTCACCGGGTCCGCCTCGGTGCTGGCGGTCGTCCAGCAGGCCGGCCCGATCGCCACGGCGCTGCTGATCGCCGGCGCCGGCGGCTCCGCCATCGCCGCGGACCTCGGCGCGCGGAAGATCCGCGAGGAGCTCGACGCGATGATGGTGCTGGGCATCGACCCGATCCAGCGCCTCGTCGTCCCGCGCGTGCTCGCCTGCATGCTGGTCGCGTTCTTCCTCAACGGGCTGGTCACCGTCGTCGGCGTGGCCGGCGGCTACGTCTTCAACGTGGTCCTCCAGGAGGGCACGCCCGGCGCCTACCTGGCCAGCTTCACCGCGCTCGCGCAGCTCTCCGACCTGTGGATCGGCCTGGTCAAGGCGCTGGTGTTCGGCTTCATCGCCGCGATCGTCGCCTGCTACAAGGGCATGAGCGCCGGCGGCGGGCCCAAGGGCGTCGGCGACGCCGTCAACGAGTCGGTCGTCATCACGTTCCTGCTGCTGTTCGTCGTCAACTTCGTCCTGAGCACGGTCTACCTCCAGATCGTCCCGCCGAAGACGGGTTGA